The genomic stretch ATAGATGATAGGTCTTGTTGCTCTTAAACTTGAATTCAAACTATGCTCTGAATTGGAGATTCTTACTATATAATAGTTGTAAGAAGAAGACCATACATCAGGAGATGTTGCAAAAGTGAACAACCAACTGGTTGTCTCTCGTGATTTTATGTTTCCTGCACTCTTTTTAGGCACATGTATTGCGTTGTACAGGAGATGTCGCGAGAGTGAATGGCCAACTCGCTGTTTCTCGTGCTTTTGGAGACAAGAACCTTAAATTACACCTACGGTCTGATCCTGATATAACAGATGCTGATATAGGAGCAGATACAGATCTTCTCATCATTGCAAGTGATGGCTTATGGAAGGTGAATTAATCCCCCCTCCAgatacctctctctctctctctctctctctctctctctccttgcaTTTGATTATCCCATGGAtaagttatttttcttctcttgcttgCAATCTATCCAGGTTATGGATAATCAAGAGGCAGTTAACATTGCGAGAAAGATCAAGGACCCACGGAAGGCAGCGAAGCAACTGGTGGTGGAAGCATTGCGTAAAGAGAGTAAAGACGATATCTCCTGCATTGTGGTTCGTTTTGCGGGTTGAATTTACAAAGAAAGAGCATGATCCCAGCATGCTGGACTGTATGTATATTAGGGATTTCTTTTGCATGGGATGCCATTCCATTCTACAGATCGAACACAAGTTTTAAAAGCAGCTTGGCGTAAAGATGGAAAGTTATGTGGAAATAGGTTACACATGTTGACCACCCTTCTAGCTACTTCCcctgtaatatatatatgatttgttttCGGTTGTCGTGGCTTTGCTTTCTTCATTCTGGAGACTCACCCTGTCATTTTTATTTGACATTCACAGCAACCAAACAAGTGTGATTGTTGTTGGCAGCCATGGATTATTCTTGTAATAATATTACTTAATGTTGGCTTTGGTTCGGCATTCTACATGGGCTTGAAGCTTACTATGCCATTTGGTGGGTTCTTATTATATTCACGCCTTGACACTGACTTGTATGAAATTAAAGCCCCTCAACTTAATGTCGTAAaacaatgatattttaaatggcCTATAGGGAGTCTTTGTCTCACATTGGTAGAATAGAAGACTTTGATCATCTTTATGTACATTGACTCCACTTGGGCTTATGAGAGCTGTTGGAGAGTTGCGCTTCACGCACATGAGAACAAGCCAATCCAAGGCAAAATCGTCGATTTGCATCTCCCCACCCCTCCTTGTGCACGAGTTAGCCTGCACATTGCAaccttttgcttttctttttcttgtcttACCCAAAACTCCTTTGAATTGGTTTTCAACAATTGAGAGAGACCAGGTCTTTGCTGACCTAGTCTTCTGCTTTTTTACTTCTTATTTGCTTATCTTCTTCAACATCTGAATTGTTCTTTTACTTATCTTCTTTGGCCGATTATCCCTATAAAAGTAGCCCCTTGCTCCACTTGTTAAACAGAGAAAATCATTTGCTCTTCCTTAGTGTTCATTCTACTTGCTGCTCCTATCGTTAATCTGCTGGATTCTTGCACACTGTTCTTACTCTCCGTTTGTTCCCAAACCACATGAGTGCACACGTATTTAGAATGGCTCGTTGTATCTTGGGGATAGGCACTTTGGCTCTTGCACTAATTGTGAGAGGTGGAAATGATCCTTAAGGCCAGTGGCATTTATTGTCATGTCTCAAGTTTCATACCCCAACTGTCCACCTCTGTCATTTTTCCAACACTTAATGAATCATCATATTAATGAAATTATGGGcgattaaagaataaaaatttctatatttatccTGATTATTGAAAGAATACATTCAAGATTGGATTGGGTTTATGTTTGACTCTCTATATTATCTCCACGTAGCACTGATAatagcaaattaattaattaacagaAAGGGAGAGGCCCTATTCTCCTGGTAATCCCATAAAAATGTGTGGATCAGAGTTCGTCGTCTTCCCGGAGCCGTTTACAGTTGGGTTGTAAACCAAAGCCACATATGGGCCGACCGACAATTACCTGATGCATTCATCCACGCATGATTCTCATCGTATTTCTGTTTCTTGACAAAAAATTAGGATCTTTAATCTTGAAGCTTGTAATTATTCACTCACTTGATTTCGTTCTTTGCAACCGGACAAATAGTTGTAGTAGTGCAAGTATTGATTCTTCTTTTCTAGGATTGGCTTCCTAGGAAAGAAGAGAATTGATTGAAGACGTACGATCATGGCGATTTACCAGACCCGATTTAGAGTTTTATCAATTTCCTTGCAGTTTTGAGATAATCTCTTGGGATTAATGATTTAAACATGGCGAGCTGCTTCAGCTTTACAGCGTCGAGAGACCGACTGTACCGGTACTTCTTCGCCTTCTCCGGCCTCCGCTCCGTCGCCACCACCCTCCGAGACGGCACCGTCATGCACTGCTGGGTGCCCAGAATCCACAAACACAGCAAGCCCTCCCTCCTCCTCATCCACGGCTTCGGGGCCAACGCCATGTGGCAGTACGGCGAGGTGCTCCGCCACTTCATCCCGGACTATAACGTGTACGTGCCGGACCTCTTGTTCTTCGGCGGCTCCCACACGCCGCGGCCGGATCGGACGGAGGCGTTCCAGGCGCGGTGTTTGATGAAGCTGATGGAGGAGAATGGGGTGAGGAAGATGAGCCTGATTGGGATCAGCTATGGCGGGTTTGTGGGGTACAGTATGGCGGTGCAGTTTCCGGCGGCGGTGGACAGGATGGTGCTGTGCTGTACGGGTGTGTGCTTGGAGGAGGAGGACATGAAGTCGGGGCTGTTTGTGGTGGCGGACGTGGAGGAAGCGGCCAACATTCTGATGCCGCAGACGCCGGAGAAGCTGAGGGAGTTGATGCGCCTTTCCTACGTCAAGCCTACAAGGGGAGTGCCTTCTTGCATTCTCTCTGATTTCATTCATGTAAGTCACATCTCGCCATTGCTGGTTCTCATCAACTACATTGACCCACATTTGGAAAGCCGCTAATTAATCTTTGAATCTTACCAACATTCATTCGAAAAACCCAATTCAGATTATGTGTAAAGATTAcctagaagagaagagagaactGATCCGGGAGATACTCAAAGACAGAAAGCTTGCTAATATCCCAAAGATCGATAAGGTTTCATACATTTCCCATTTCACTTTGGTCTCTAATTACAAATCTTTCTGCAAACTCAAAAGACAGTTCTTTCCTGGTTTTCTGGGTTTCCATTACCAAGCAGCGCACACTCATCATCTGGGGAGAGCAAGATCAAATCTTCCCGCTGGAATTGGGTTACAGACTAGAGAGGTAACCTTAATCATAAGTCATTAATTACGGCGGATGGAGTTGTAAACTTATATTCATCAAAgaacacatatgtatatatatatacaggcaTATTGGGGAGAGTGCAGAGCTGGTATTGATCAAGAATGCAGGGCATGCATTGAACCTGGAGAAGCCCAAGGTGTTCATTAAGCACTTGAAGAAGTTCCTGCTTGTTGACCCAACTCCATCGTTCCCACCACCAAAACCATGGAGAGAGCAActgtaattataattaagttGATACATACATCCATCTATCCGGATCCGGTTTTGTTCTTGTGTAGTACTTATTACAAAAGGTTTAATTATCCTTGATTCCAAGGAATGATTTGAAGTGCTTATTTTCTGTACATTAATTCAAACTAATTAACTGATCAACCCTTCATTAATTATTTCCTTAATCATCCTGTTCTCTTAATTTCCTTCCCTCTTGATCTCCTCGAGATGATGGAAAACAACAAATTAACATCCAGGCGCAGTGACTCTGAAAATGGTGTCATATGAACTCGAAACAAGAGGGATAACCTACCCAATAAATTAATGACAAGATCTTAGGAATATCCCAACGCATCACAGAAATACCCAAATAAAGAAATGAAGACTAGTGAACAAATATTGCATCATTTTACCCAAAAACTGTTAAAAGCTAAAGTTAACAATTCAAAGGGAGGctggagaaaagaagaaaaatgagccAAGTTGGACAAACAAAAGACACagaaaaattaaacacaaaagcATGGTgactattaaatataataaaagaaaagaattagaaAAGCATGTGGCAAATGGCTGCTGCCTTGCTAAATTAGCAAGCAGCCAAATTGAAATGTCCATGCTGCTGTGCTTACCCTACTTTTTGAAGAAGTGTTCTCTCATTTCGGCGCCTACCTTAAATTAGAGAGCTGGCAGTCCATCTTTTATTATTTCGTCCTCAATGTCtcttcatttctctccacattacTAACAATAACAAGTCCATTGATGATGGAACCCCAGTTGCTGCGACAACAGTGTAACAGTTTGTGTTCCCAACAATCTTTTATACTTCCACACAGGGCAGGCGAATGGGAGTTGGGGCTAGGCCATTTAAAATTTAGagctttttttttaaaaaaatagaaaatataaaatttttattagggtctctttttaatactaaaatatttatcattagaAATTTATTCGGTCCTTTtaggtaaaaaaatatttttaatgttaaaatatttaaatacttttactattaaatttgatcaaaaaagaatttattgagACCCTTTTTTAAGGGGGCTCTAGGCACAGGTCTCATTGACCTATATCTTAAGAAAATAGGTCAAGAAAATAATGTTGTAAAgcatttttcaaacaaaaattttgagaaattaattattagtatTTGACCCaactctaaaaaata from Diospyros lotus cultivar Yz01 chromosome 9, ASM1463336v1, whole genome shotgun sequence encodes the following:
- the LOC127810273 gene encoding uncharacterized protein LOC127810273 translates to MASCFSFTASRDRLYRYFFAFSGLRSVATTLRDGTVMHCWVPRIHKHSKPSLLLIHGFGANAMWQYGEVLRHFIPDYNVYVPDLLFFGGSHTPRPDRTEAFQARCLMKLMEENGVRKMSLIGISYGGFVGYSMAVQFPAAVDRMVLCCTGVCLEEEDMKSGLFVVADVEEAANILMPQTPEKLRELMRLSYVKPTRGVPSCILSDFIHIMCKDYLEEKRELIREILKDRKLANIPKIDKRTLIIWGEQDQIFPLELGYRLERHIGESAELVLIKNAGHALNLEKPKVFIKHLKKFLLVDPTPSFPPPKPWREQL